A window from Micromonospora profundi encodes these proteins:
- a CDS encoding Gfo/Idh/MocA family oxidoreductase gives MSEALRVGLLGYGLAGRVFHAPLIAATPGLRLDAIVTRDPQRREHARQHFPDARLVDDADALWRTPEALDLVVVATPNRQHVPMARAALAAGLPTVVDKPLAPTSAESRALVDEAAERGVPLTVFQNRRWDGDFLTARQLVERGELGRVLRFESRFERFRPTIKPGWRELAGPEEAGGALFDLGAHLVDQAVQLFGRVERVYAEVDRRRAGAAVDDDAFVALTHANGVRSHLWMGAMTAQLGPRLRLLGDRAGYTTYGLDVQEAALHEGGRPDQPGWGEVPPERYGLLGVDGDLRPVPTEPGAYQSFYAQVTTALREGTPMPVDPRDSVATVELIELAHRSAAEGVVLPVPIA, from the coding sequence ATGTCGGAGGCGTTGCGGGTCGGTCTGCTGGGGTACGGGCTGGCGGGTCGGGTGTTCCACGCGCCGCTGATCGCCGCGACGCCGGGGCTGCGACTCGACGCCATCGTGACCCGCGACCCGCAGCGGCGCGAGCACGCACGGCAGCACTTCCCGGACGCCCGGCTGGTCGACGACGCCGACGCGCTGTGGCGTACACCCGAGGCTCTGGACCTGGTCGTGGTGGCGACGCCGAACCGGCAGCACGTGCCGATGGCCCGGGCGGCGCTGGCCGCCGGTCTGCCGACCGTCGTGGACAAGCCGCTCGCACCGACCTCCGCCGAGAGCCGCGCGCTTGTCGACGAGGCCGCCGAGCGTGGCGTGCCGCTGACGGTGTTCCAGAACCGGCGCTGGGACGGCGACTTCCTGACCGCCCGGCAGCTGGTGGAGCGGGGCGAGTTGGGGCGGGTACTGCGCTTCGAGTCCCGGTTCGAGCGGTTCCGGCCGACGATCAAGCCAGGCTGGCGGGAGCTCGCCGGCCCCGAGGAGGCTGGCGGCGCCCTCTTCGACCTGGGCGCGCACCTCGTCGACCAGGCGGTGCAGCTGTTCGGCCGGGTCGAGCGCGTCTACGCGGAGGTGGACCGTCGGCGTGCGGGCGCGGCTGTCGACGACGACGCCTTCGTGGCGTTGACCCACGCCAACGGGGTGCGCTCGCACCTGTGGATGGGTGCGATGACCGCTCAGCTCGGGCCCCGGCTGCGGCTGCTGGGCGACCGGGCCGGCTACACCACGTACGGCCTCGACGTGCAGGAGGCGGCGTTGCACGAGGGCGGCCGACCGGACCAGCCGGGCTGGGGCGAGGTCCCGCCGGAGCGGTACGGCCTGCTCGGCGTCGACGGAGATCTGCGTCCGGTGCCGACCGAGCCGGGGGCGTACCAGAGCTTCTACGCGCAGGTGACAACGGCGTTGCGCGAGGGTACGCCGATGCCTGTGGACCCGCGGGATTCGGTGGCCACCGTCGAGTTGATCGAGCTGGCTCACCGGTCAGCGGCCGAAGGCGTGGTGCTACCGGTCCCGATCGCCTGA
- a CDS encoding PIN domain-containing protein — MEQEDRIALFLDYENLALGARDHRGGAAFDFRPIADALAERGRVVVRRAYADWSFFDEDRRMLTRSHVELIEIPQRMGASRKNAADIKMAVDAIELAFERDYISTFVICSGDSDFTPLVHKLRELNKKVIGVGVEGSTSALLPPACDEFLYYDRLEGVDIPPTASRRGRPARQPGPGQRPPEPEQEEREQEPEGRPAGEEPGRDVDALAVLVAQTVAGLQGSASGEVTASRLKRTLLRKDPTFSESDYGFRTFGELLRHLAGHNVVDLAEGPAKGDPEVSLPEHGDREVAFGLLRSVVGDLGSAGNPVALSGLKNQLRRARPDFSEKKLGYRSFLQFCKAAATGGVVDLRWSPEADDYLLTAQG; from the coding sequence GTGGAGCAAGAAGACCGGATCGCCCTTTTCCTGGACTACGAGAACCTCGCGCTGGGCGCCCGCGACCATCGTGGCGGCGCGGCCTTCGACTTCCGGCCGATCGCCGACGCGCTTGCCGAGCGGGGACGGGTGGTGGTGCGCCGGGCGTACGCCGACTGGTCGTTCTTCGACGAGGACCGCCGGATGCTCACCCGGTCCCACGTGGAGCTGATCGAGATCCCGCAGCGCATGGGCGCCTCCCGCAAGAACGCGGCAGACATCAAGATGGCAGTGGACGCGATCGAGTTGGCCTTCGAGCGCGACTACATCTCGACGTTCGTCATCTGTAGCGGTGACAGCGACTTCACCCCGTTGGTGCACAAGCTCCGCGAGCTGAACAAGAAGGTCATCGGTGTCGGGGTCGAGGGGTCGACCTCGGCGCTGCTGCCTCCGGCGTGCGACGAGTTCCTCTACTACGACCGGCTGGAGGGCGTGGACATCCCGCCGACCGCCAGCAGGCGGGGCCGTCCGGCCCGACAGCCGGGCCCGGGTCAGCGACCGCCCGAGCCGGAGCAGGAGGAGCGGGAGCAGGAGCCCGAGGGTCGGCCGGCGGGGGAGGAGCCCGGTCGGGACGTCGACGCCCTGGCCGTGCTGGTGGCCCAGACGGTGGCCGGGTTGCAGGGCAGCGCCAGCGGCGAGGTGACCGCATCCCGGCTCAAGCGGACCCTGCTGCGCAAGGACCCGACCTTCAGCGAGTCCGACTACGGCTTCCGTACCTTCGGGGAACTGCTGCGCCACCTTGCCGGGCACAACGTGGTCGACCTGGCCGAGGGGCCCGCCAAGGGTGACCCCGAGGTCTCGCTGCCCGAGCACGGCGACCGGGAGGTGGCCTTCGGTCTGCTCCGGTCCGTGGTGGGCGACCTCGGCAGCGCCGGCAATCCGGTGGCGCTGTCCGGTCTGAAGAACCAACTGCGTCGGGCCCGGCCGGACTTCAGCGAGAAGAAGCTGGGGTACCGCAGCTTCCTCCAGTTCTGCAAGGCCGCCGCGACCGGTGGCGTAGTCGATCTGAGGTGGAGCCCGGAGGCGGACGACTACCTGCTCACCGCGCAGGGTTGA
- a CDS encoding glycosyl hydrolase family 28-related protein: MFRNSMRARGRPGRPTITTVSLATAITVLAAGGSTAAVAGPPAPAATPVVTRAGLDPALVAGRGADVDFVEQEAENARTNGTVIGPDRSAYTLPAEASGRRAVRLTPGQYVEFVLPRAANGITVRYSIPDAPTGGGITAPLRISANGKHVRDMTLTSQYSWLYNQYPFSNDPRAGLLHPDWWITECQCVPSATTPYPSISTPFRPTHFYDEQRLLLGRTYRAGDTIRLTAPSGSAAAWTVIDLLDSELVAPPRVRLLAANVLAFGADPTGRRDSADALDRAIAFARRTHLTVYLPPGTYQVNRHIVVDDVTIEGAGNWHTIIKGREVALSPPAPDGSVHTGVGFYGRDAADGGSRNVHLSGFAIEGDVRERIDTDQVNAIGGAMSDSTIDGLYLHHTKVGVWFDGPMRNVRVTNNIIVDQIADALNFHTGVTDSVVAHNFVRNTGDDGLAMWSDKTANARNTFDHNTVQSPTLANGIAIYGGTDATVSHNLVADPVREGSALHVGARFGAEPFTGHLRITNNTTVRAGTYELNWNIGLGAIWIFALDRSIDARIEVTGDAYLDNTYNAIMLVSDWPVKDLYSINDVRFRDIRVDGTGTSVVSARSAGSASFANVDARNVGAVGVNNCGSFHFTPAGSEFTVTDLGGNDGGWLAPWLLPNTITCDDRPPVSPPPPPSRW; this comes from the coding sequence ATGTTCCGGAACTCGATGCGGGCGCGGGGTCGCCCAGGCCGCCCGACCATCACCACCGTCAGCCTCGCGACCGCCATCACAGTGCTGGCGGCCGGCGGGTCCACTGCCGCCGTCGCCGGTCCGCCGGCACCCGCCGCGACGCCTGTGGTCACCCGAGCCGGCCTCGACCCGGCGCTTGTCGCCGGGCGGGGCGCCGACGTGGACTTCGTCGAACAGGAGGCGGAGAACGCCCGCACCAACGGCACTGTCATCGGCCCCGACCGGTCCGCCTACACGCTGCCCGCGGAGGCGTCCGGCCGCCGGGCGGTCCGGCTCACTCCCGGCCAGTACGTCGAGTTCGTCCTGCCCAGGGCGGCCAACGGCATCACAGTGCGGTACAGCATCCCGGACGCGCCGACCGGAGGCGGGATCACAGCACCCCTGCGCATCTCGGCGAACGGTAAACACGTGCGCGACATGACGCTGACGTCGCAGTACTCCTGGCTGTACAACCAGTACCCCTTCTCCAACGACCCCCGGGCCGGGCTGCTGCACCCGGACTGGTGGATCACCGAGTGCCAGTGCGTGCCGTCGGCCACCACCCCGTACCCGAGCATCAGCACGCCGTTCCGGCCCACCCACTTCTACGACGAGCAGCGACTCCTGCTCGGGCGCACCTACCGGGCCGGTGACACGATCCGGCTCACCGCGCCGAGCGGCAGCGCCGCCGCCTGGACCGTCATCGACCTGCTCGACTCCGAACTGGTCGCGCCGCCCCGCGTCCGGCTGCTCGCCGCCAACGTGCTGGCCTTCGGCGCCGACCCCACCGGCCGCCGGGACTCCGCCGACGCCCTCGACCGGGCCATCGCGTTCGCCAGGCGTACCCACCTGACCGTGTACCTCCCGCCGGGCACCTACCAGGTCAACAGGCACATCGTCGTCGACGACGTCACAATCGAGGGCGCGGGCAACTGGCACACCATCATCAAGGGCCGCGAGGTGGCCCTGTCGCCGCCCGCACCGGACGGCTCTGTGCACACAGGCGTCGGGTTCTACGGCCGCGACGCCGCCGACGGTGGCAGCCGCAACGTCCACCTCTCCGGCTTCGCCATCGAGGGCGACGTACGGGAACGCATCGACACCGACCAGGTGAACGCCATCGGTGGCGCGATGAGCGACTCGACAATCGACGGGCTCTACCTGCACCACACGAAGGTGGGCGTGTGGTTCGACGGGCCGATGCGCAACGTGCGCGTCACCAACAACATCATCGTCGACCAGATCGCCGACGCGCTCAACTTCCACACCGGCGTGACCGACTCGGTCGTCGCGCACAACTTCGTCCGCAACACCGGCGACGACGGCCTGGCGATGTGGTCGGACAAGACAGCCAACGCGCGGAACACGTTCGACCACAACACGGTGCAGTCCCCCACGCTCGCCAACGGCATCGCCATCTACGGCGGCACCGACGCCACTGTGTCGCACAACCTCGTCGCCGACCCGGTCCGCGAGGGCAGCGCCCTCCACGTCGGCGCCCGCTTCGGCGCGGAGCCGTTCACCGGGCACCTGCGGATCACCAACAACACCACCGTCCGCGCCGGAACGTACGAGCTGAACTGGAACATCGGGCTGGGCGCCATCTGGATCTTCGCCCTGGACCGGAGCATCGACGCGCGCATCGAGGTGACCGGTGACGCCTACCTCGACAACACGTACAACGCGATCATGCTGGTGAGCGACTGGCCGGTGAAGGACCTCTACTCGATCAACGACGTGCGGTTCCGCGACATCCGGGTCGACGGCACCGGCACGTCAGTTGTCAGTGCCCGCTCGGCGGGGTCGGCGTCGTTCGCCAACGTGGACGCCCGCAACGTCGGCGCGGTCGGCGTCAACAACTGCGGGTCGTTCCACTTCACACCGGCCGGGTCGGAGTTCACAGTCACCGACCTGGGCGGCAACGACGGCGGCTGGCTCGCCCCGTGGCTGCTGCCCAACACCATCACCTGCGACGACCGGCCACCGGTCTCGCCACCACCGCCTCCGTCGCGTTGGTGA
- a CDS encoding CG0192-related protein, translated as MALLHRATLRPSKLALLTTWLPDRQWYQGPAGVDVVSSGAYRFDDPAGEVGIETMLVGVPGGPVHQVPLTYRAAPVDGADAWLVGTTEHSALGRRWVYDGCGDPVYAAALAHAILAGTGQAEQYFEVDGRREVHEPTMTVVASGAGDNSVRPVGDIRRVVDGDSTIIVTDSVELVVVRRPAEDGAAGAAGATLSGSWAGQPTTVPLAYARTL; from the coding sequence ATGGCACTGCTGCACCGGGCGACGCTGCGCCCCTCGAAGCTGGCCCTGCTGACGACCTGGCTGCCGGACCGACAGTGGTACCAGGGGCCGGCCGGGGTCGACGTGGTGAGCTCGGGCGCCTACCGCTTCGACGACCCGGCCGGCGAGGTCGGCATCGAGACGATGCTTGTCGGCGTCCCGGGCGGGCCCGTGCACCAGGTGCCGCTGACGTACCGCGCCGCGCCCGTCGACGGCGCGGACGCTTGGCTGGTGGGCACCACCGAGCACTCGGCGCTCGGCCGGCGCTGGGTGTACGACGGCTGCGGCGACCCGGTCTACGCAGCGGCGCTGGCCCACGCAATCCTTGCCGGCACCGGCCAGGCCGAGCAGTATTTCGAGGTCGACGGTCGGCGCGAGGTGCACGAGCCGACGATGACGGTGGTCGCCAGCGGCGCCGGGGACAACAGCGTGCGCCCGGTGGGCGACATCCGTCGGGTGGTCGACGGGGACAGCACGATCATCGTGACCGACTCCGTCGAGCTTGTCGTCGTCCGGAGACCCGCGGAGGACGGGGCCGCGGGCGCGGCCGGCGCCACCCTGAGCGGCAGCTGGGCAGGGCAGCCGACGACAGTGCCGCTGGCGTACGCCCGGACGCTCTGA
- a CDS encoding SRPBCC domain-containing protein has product MIEIDAHVDLSHPPDRVWLALTDRELIGRWFAEADMVEGVPDRLLLHTAGLPGFDANVEVEVIERQVPELLELRCDEAGRLTELTCVVTPTTQGCRLGVREVPTHGSWSAEQHGPREQQLRQALTVRLPAILDWLAFQQVDLRRGEAGMTAELPLIGGVGAARARRRRRTVVTALVGVVLVAGLVAWMTLPGGSKQAAAPVSSSPTATSEPSAATATSTAPPKATSSARPSRTAASPTTSPSRTPTAKPSRTPTAAPPPPPLTARYDTDSSRLFGYTGKVVVNNPGRAPADQWSVVVTLAEGSSVDEVEGAEWRQDDRAITFSGPAVPAGGSRTIRFDVRDGRPKAREPVGCTVDGNPCAGL; this is encoded by the coding sequence GTGATCGAGATCGACGCGCACGTCGACCTGTCCCACCCACCCGACCGGGTCTGGCTCGCATTGACCGATCGGGAGCTGATCGGCCGCTGGTTCGCCGAGGCCGACATGGTCGAGGGAGTGCCGGACCGGCTGCTGCTGCACACTGCCGGACTGCCCGGCTTCGATGCCAACGTCGAGGTCGAGGTGATCGAGCGTCAGGTGCCGGAGCTGCTGGAGCTACGCTGCGACGAGGCCGGTCGACTCACCGAGCTGACCTGCGTGGTCACCCCCACCACCCAGGGCTGCCGGCTGGGCGTTCGCGAGGTCCCCACCCACGGCTCCTGGTCGGCGGAGCAGCACGGACCGCGTGAGCAGCAGCTCCGTCAGGCGTTGACAGTGCGCCTGCCGGCGATCCTGGACTGGCTCGCGTTCCAGCAGGTCGACCTGCGTCGCGGCGAGGCCGGGATGACCGCCGAACTGCCGTTGATCGGCGGGGTCGGCGCAGCGCGGGCACGCCGCCGCCGTCGGACGGTGGTCACCGCCCTGGTCGGTGTCGTTCTCGTGGCGGGGCTGGTGGCCTGGATGACGCTGCCGGGCGGGTCGAAGCAGGCCGCCGCGCCGGTCTCGTCATCGCCCACCGCGACGTCGGAGCCGAGCGCCGCGACCGCCACGTCCACCGCACCACCGAAGGCGACATCGTCGGCGCGCCCGTCCCGGACCGCCGCGTCGCCCACCACCAGCCCGAGCCGCACCCCGACGGCGAAACCCTCGCGTACGCCCACGGCCGCGCCGCCCCCACCGCCGCTGACGGCCCGCTACGACACCGACTCCAGCCGGTTGTTCGGCTACACGGGCAAGGTGGTGGTCAACAATCCGGGCCGGGCACCGGCCGACCAGTGGTCCGTGGTGGTGACCCTCGCCGAGGGCAGCAGCGTCGACGAGGTCGAGGGCGCGGAATGGCGGCAGGACGATCGGGCGATCACCTTCAGCGGGCCGGCCGTGCCGGCGGGCGGGTCGCGGACGATCCGCTTCGACGTCCGCGACGGCCGACCCAAGGCCAGGGAACCGGTGGGCTGCACGGTGGACGGCAACCCGTGCGCGGGCCTCTGA
- a CDS encoding NAD(P)H-dependent flavin oxidoreductase, translating into MSVLSALRQPIVAAPMAGGPSTPALVSAVSAAGGLGFLAAGMIDTGRLVADIAEVRARTRRPFGVNVFLPGDDAVDESAIREYARRLAPQADQFGVSLGEPVGGDDAYPEKLAALLADPVPVVSFAFGLPDRAAVAALRERGTEVWATVTRPDAATAAAELGVDAVVVQGTEAGGHRGGVPDDDDYALLPLLRLAAAVCDRPLVAAGGIADGPALAAALAAGAAAAQLGTVFLRCPEAGSSPLHRAAVVSAAPTALTRAYTGKRARGVVNAFLRAHDAAAPAGYPQVLHLTRPLLAAARRDEDASVVNLWAGQAHPLARDVPAAQLVAEISASARAALATAAQLSTRWG; encoded by the coding sequence ATGTCAGTGCTCTCCGCCCTGCGCCAGCCGATCGTCGCGGCTCCGATGGCCGGTGGCCCGTCCACGCCGGCCCTCGTGTCGGCCGTCTCCGCCGCCGGCGGGTTGGGCTTCCTTGCCGCCGGAATGATCGACACCGGGCGGCTGGTCGCCGACATCGCCGAGGTCCGCGCGCGTACGCGGCGGCCGTTCGGGGTCAACGTCTTCCTGCCCGGTGACGACGCCGTCGACGAGTCCGCCATCCGGGAGTACGCGCGGCGGCTCGCCCCGCAGGCCGACCAGTTCGGTGTGAGCCTGGGCGAGCCGGTGGGCGGCGATGACGCGTACCCGGAGAAGTTGGCGGCCCTGCTCGCGGACCCGGTCCCGGTGGTGTCCTTCGCCTTCGGGCTGCCCGATCGGGCAGCCGTGGCGGCCCTGCGCGAGCGGGGTACCGAGGTGTGGGCAACTGTCACCCGCCCCGACGCCGCCACGGCCGCCGCCGAGCTGGGTGTGGACGCCGTCGTGGTGCAGGGCACCGAGGCCGGCGGGCATCGCGGCGGCGTGCCGGATGACGACGACTACGCCTTGCTGCCGCTGCTCCGGCTGGCCGCCGCCGTTTGCGACAGGCCACTTGTGGCCGCCGGTGGCATCGCCGACGGCCCCGCTCTGGCGGCGGCGCTGGCCGCCGGTGCCGCCGCGGCCCAGCTCGGCACTGTGTTCCTGCGCTGCCCGGAGGCGGGTAGCTCGCCGCTGCACCGCGCGGCGGTGGTAAGCGCCGCACCCACCGCGTTGACGCGGGCGTACACCGGCAAGCGTGCCCGGGGTGTGGTGAACGCCTTCCTGCGTGCGCACGACGCGGCGGCACCGGCCGGCTACCCGCAGGTGCTGCACCTGACCCGCCCGCTGCTCGCCGCGGCCCGGCGCGACGAGGACGCCTCGGTGGTCAACCTGTGGGCCGGTCAGGCCCACCCGCTGGCCCGGGACGTGCCGGCGGCGCAGCTCGTCGCCGAGATCAGCGCCAGTGCCCGGGCTGCGCTGGCGACGGCGGCGCAACTGTCGACGCGCTGGGGTTGA